A region of Fundulus heteroclitus isolate FHET01 unplaced genomic scaffold, MU-UCD_Fhet_4.1 scaffold_59, whole genome shotgun sequence DNA encodes the following proteins:
- the rps14 gene encoding 40S ribosomal protein S14: MAPRKGKEKKEEQVISLGPQVAEGENVFGVCHIFASFNDTFVHVTDLSGKETICRVTGGMKVKADRDESSPYAAMLAAQDVAQRCKELGITALHIKLRATGGNRTKTPGPGAQSALRALARSGMKIGRIEDVTPIPSDSTRRKGGRRGRRL; encoded by the exons ATGGCTCCTCGTAAAGggaaggagaagaaggaggagcAGGTGATCAGCCTGGGTCCTCAGGTGGCTGAGGGGGAGAACGTGTTCGGCGTCTGCCACATCTTCGCCTCCTTCAACGACACCTTCGTCCACGTCACCGACCTCTCCGGGAA GGAGACCATCTGCCGCGTGACGGGGGGGATGAAGGTGAAGGCCGACAGGGACGAGTCGTCTCCGTACGCCGCCATGTTGGCGGCGCAGGACGTGGCTCAGCGCTGCAAGGAGCTGGGCATCACGGCGCTGCACATCAAGCTGAGGGCCACCGGAGGCAACAG GACAAAGACTCCCGGACCCGGGGCCCAGTCGGCGCTGAGAGCTCTGGCTCGGTCCGGCATGAAGATCGGACGCATCG AGGACGTCACTCCCATCCCGTCGGACTCCACCAGGAGGAAGGGCGGCCGCCGCGGCCGACGTCTGTAG